The proteins below come from a single uncultured Carboxylicivirga sp. genomic window:
- a CDS encoding polysaccharide pyruvyl transferase family protein, producing the protein MEIKTITCHDVYNYGASLQAFALQKYLVDQGHSVEIIDYKPDYLSGHYDLWKVNHHKWNRSFFTRMVYLSIKLPFRLMDLRRKVAFDDFRKKYLKLTSKKYTTNEELKEDCPKADIFIAGSDQIWNTIFSNGRDAAFYLDFASKESKRIAYAASFATESVVPEFESFVKQMLKKFDKIAVRERGAINILKNLGVYDGTWVCDPVFLLERQEWDHIALKSFKEEYVLVYDFEGNERIKKIALKLAREHNLKVFTINVRLDYSDKSFKNIGPADFVSLIRDAKYIISNSFHGTVFSLIYKKEFFVVSREEGINTRMQNLLEYLNLSDRLDPIAEYITELNPINYTEVDQVLQSFIADSKLFLKRNLQ; encoded by the coding sequence ATGGAAATAAAAACGATAACTTGCCATGATGTATATAATTATGGAGCATCATTACAAGCATTTGCTTTACAAAAGTACTTAGTTGATCAAGGGCATAGTGTCGAAATAATTGACTATAAGCCAGATTATCTTAGTGGGCATTATGATTTATGGAAAGTCAATCATCATAAATGGAATCGTAGTTTTTTCACACGAATGGTTTATTTATCCATAAAATTACCTTTTCGTTTAATGGATTTGCGTCGCAAGGTAGCTTTTGATGATTTTCGTAAAAAATATTTAAAACTTACTTCCAAAAAATATACTACTAATGAGGAATTAAAAGAAGATTGTCCCAAAGCAGATATTTTTATAGCAGGTAGTGATCAGATTTGGAACACTATTTTTTCCAATGGTAGGGACGCAGCTTTTTACCTGGATTTTGCCTCCAAGGAATCAAAAAGAATTGCTTATGCTGCAAGTTTTGCAACCGAGTCAGTAGTGCCAGAATTCGAGAGTTTTGTTAAGCAAATGTTGAAGAAGTTTGATAAAATAGCAGTTAGAGAACGAGGTGCCATTAATATACTTAAAAACTTAGGCGTTTATGATGGAACCTGGGTTTGTGATCCGGTTTTTCTTTTGGAGCGTCAAGAGTGGGATCATATAGCTTTAAAAAGTTTTAAGGAAGAATATGTTTTGGTGTATGATTTTGAAGGAAATGAGCGAATAAAAAAGATAGCTCTTAAGTTGGCGAGAGAGCACAATCTAAAGGTTTTTACAATCAATGTTCGTTTAGATTATTCTGATAAGTCGTTTAAAAATATTGGACCTGCAGATTTTGTTTCCCTGATACGAGATGCGAAATATATAATTTCAAATTCTTTTCACGGAACAGTATTTTCTTTAATCTATAAAAAAGAATTTTTTGTTGTTTCAAGGGAGGAAGGTATAAATACACGTATGCAGAATTTATTGGAATATTTGAATTTGTCTGATCGCTTGGATCCTATTGCAGAGTATATTACGGAATTAAATCCAATTAATTATACAGAAGTTGATCAGGTTTTACAATCTTTTATCGCTGATTCCAAATTGTTTTTAAAACGTAATTTACAATAG